One genomic region from Vibrio cyclitrophicus encodes:
- the pstA gene encoding phosphate ABC transporter permease PstA, protein MDKLKSLISWIKSGSPWIWLTGGAVSISMLSVLGLMLLIGWKGLTYFWPAPLYQWQVESKDLSLVVDLDETVSKQDVLIGQLYERKYIPIEQVPQAHDLLSPQNISTGLIQRLNIKVANRELYPADFVSILDVNLLEPTTPSEWAVIERSRGGYFFGKPVGFKTASGTFYSNIDQKLEDGLAFADTLREETSRVVNQEIRNVSWQLENLRLEKRKLELNESVSDDYLKTYTETKLELNRQLDEAELKLEHLRTQLNVESLLVEDMTGEKVEIPLSHILDYWYPNKMSYPEKVGHWGKQVWKFLSENPRDSNSEGGVFPAIFGTVLLVILMSIVVMPLGVVAAIYLHEYAKSNALTRLIRIAVINLAGVPSIVYGVFGLGFFVYTIGGSIDSLFYAERLPAPTFGTPGLLWSALTLAVLTLPVVIVTTEEGLTRIPSSVRHGSLALGATQFETLWRIVLPMASPAIITGLILAIARAAGEVAPLMLVGVVKLASSLPVDSQFPYIHLDRKFMHLGFHIYDVGFQTSNIEAARPLVYATSFLLVTVIVGLNLTAINIRNNLREKYRTLGQD, encoded by the coding sequence ATGGATAAGCTAAAATCATTAATATCTTGGATTAAATCTGGCTCTCCATGGATCTGGTTAACCGGCGGTGCAGTGAGTATTAGTATGCTTTCTGTTCTTGGTTTAATGTTATTGATTGGCTGGAAAGGGTTAACTTATTTTTGGCCGGCCCCGCTGTACCAATGGCAAGTTGAGTCTAAAGATCTATCTTTGGTTGTCGACCTTGATGAAACGGTGTCAAAGCAAGATGTGCTAATTGGTCAGTTGTATGAACGAAAATACATTCCGATAGAACAGGTACCACAAGCTCATGATCTTTTATCGCCACAAAACATTTCTACTGGGTTAATACAGCGCTTAAATATCAAAGTCGCAAACAGAGAACTTTACCCTGCTGATTTTGTATCAATACTGGATGTGAATTTACTAGAGCCAACCACCCCCTCTGAATGGGCTGTGATTGAACGCAGTCGTGGTGGGTATTTCTTTGGTAAACCCGTTGGCTTTAAAACGGCTTCTGGAACCTTTTACTCGAACATTGACCAAAAGCTTGAAGACGGTTTGGCGTTTGCCGATACATTGCGTGAAGAAACGTCACGTGTTGTAAATCAAGAGATACGTAACGTTAGTTGGCAATTAGAAAATTTACGTTTAGAAAAGCGTAAGCTAGAGCTAAATGAGTCAGTGAGTGATGACTATCTTAAAACATATACAGAAACCAAACTTGAATTAAACCGTCAATTAGATGAAGCCGAATTAAAGCTGGAGCATCTCAGAACGCAATTGAATGTGGAAAGTTTGCTGGTGGAAGATATGACAGGCGAAAAGGTAGAAATACCGCTCAGTCATATACTGGATTACTGGTATCCCAATAAAATGTCTTATCCTGAAAAGGTCGGGCATTGGGGTAAGCAAGTTTGGAAATTCTTATCTGAAAATCCGCGAGACTCCAATTCTGAAGGCGGGGTTTTTCCTGCTATTTTTGGTACTGTGTTGCTTGTAATACTGATGTCGATCGTAGTGATGCCTTTAGGCGTTGTTGCGGCTATTTACCTACATGAGTACGCAAAAAGTAACGCATTGACTCGTTTAATTCGTATTGCCGTGATCAATTTGGCGGGTGTTCCATCGATCGTATATGGTGTTTTTGGTTTAGGCTTTTTTGTTTATACCATTGGCGGATCAATCGATAGCTTATTTTATGCAGAGCGTTTACCTGCTCCAACATTTGGGACTCCTGGACTGCTTTGGTCTGCACTGACTTTAGCGGTATTGACGCTTCCGGTTGTTATTGTGACAACAGAAGAAGGTTTGACGCGAATTCCTAGCTCTGTAAGACATGGCTCTTTAGCGCTTGGTGCAACTCAATTTGAGACGCTATGGCGTATTGTGTTACCGATGGCAAGCCCTGCGATTATTACGGGGTTAATATTAGCGATTGCTAGAGCTGCGGGAGAAGTTGCCCCATTGATGTTAGTAGGGGTTGTTAAACTCGCATCAAGTTTGCCTGTTGATAGTCAGTTCCCTTACATACACTTAGATAGAAAGTTCATGCATTTAGGCTTTCATATCTACGATGTTGGTTTTCAGACTTCGAATATCGAAGCGGCACGACCTTTAGTGTATGCGACTTCATTTTTACTGGTTACGGTGATCGTTGGTTTGAATTTAACAGCCATCAATATCCGTAATAACTTGCGTGAAAAATATCGAACCTTAGGACAAGATTAA